A single window of Leptospira bandrabouensis DNA harbors:
- a CDS encoding DUF5615 family PIN-like protein, translated as MLLYDANLSPNLVEHLSDIFPNSKHVFSLGIQSSDELIWEKAYEKNLIIVTKDNDFNKILEKKGFPPKIIQIKRGNCSTSSVVSLLKENCETIIAFTKNPEAGILFLV; from the coding sequence ATGCTATTGTATGACGCAAATCTATCTCCAAATTTAGTCGAACATTTATCTGACATTTTTCCAAATTCAAAACATGTTTTTTCGCTCGGTATCCAGTCATCAGATGAACTCATCTGGGAAAAAGCGTATGAAAAAAATCTAATTATCGTTACTAAAGATAATGATTTTAATAAGATTTTAGAAAAGAAAGGTTTTCCACCCAAAATAATTCAAATCAAACGGGGGAATTGCAGCACATCTTCCGTTGTTTCGTTGCTGAAAGAAAATTGTGAGACGATCATAGCTTTTACAAAAAATCCAGAAGCTGGGATTCTATTTTTAGTTTAA
- a CDS encoding DUF433 domain-containing protein — translation MLDYRKYISFDKDVRGGKPCIRGMRITVYDILDYLASGMEYDEILREFPYLTKEDILASLAFAADQNKSILVA, via the coding sequence GTGCTCGATTATAGAAAATATATTTCATTTGATAAGGACGTTCGAGGTGGTAAGCCTTGTATTCGTGGAATGAGAATTACCGTCTATGACATTCTTGACTATCTAGCTTCGGGTATGGAATATGATGAAATTTTACGAGAGTTTCCTTATCTCACTAAAGAAGATATTTTGGCGAGTCTAGCTTTTGCTGCTGATCAAAATAAATCAATTCTTGTAGCCTAA
- a CDS encoding type II toxin-antitoxin system mRNA interferase toxin, RelE/StbE family gives MKFIPSYTNQFNKDIKLQKNRKECHIEPDWLLIYKLDQNSIIFERTGTHADLFE, from the coding sequence ATGAAATTTATTCCTAGTTATACTAATCAATTCAATAAAGATATTAAGTTACAGAAAAATCGAAAAGAATGTCACATTGAACCTGACTGGTTACTTATTTATAAATTAGACCAAAATTCTATTATTTTTGAACGGACTGGAACGCATGCTGATTTATTTGAATAA
- a CDS encoding type II toxin-antitoxin system RelB/DinJ family antitoxin encodes MAKTAMIRARVEDNLKKDVENILERLGLSTSEAINIFYHQIKLTRGIPFAIKVPNKITKKTLESTDKNKALKTFKSKKELFENLGI; translated from the coding sequence ATGGCTAAAACAGCAATGATTCGTGCTAGAGTAGAAGATAATTTAAAAAAAGATGTAGAAAATATCCTTGAACGATTGGGTCTTTCTACCTCGGAAGCTATTAATATTTTCTATCATCAGATCAAGCTAACACGAGGGATTCCATTTGCCATAAAGGTACCAAATAAAATAACTAAAAAGACCTTGGAATCTACCGATAAGAACAAAGCCCTAAAAACATTTAAATCTAAGAAAGAATTATTTGAGAATTTGGGGATATGA